From the genome of Cytophagales bacterium WSM2-2:
AACTTCGAACCTTATCGTGCCAAGTTGTTTGAAACGATCGGAAAGAAAATCGATTCGATTGAAACCTATCCGGCATCCGAAGGATTTATTGCCTACCAGGATTCTCAAAATGCAGAAGGCTTGTTACTTCTGCTTAATTCAGGAATCTTTTTTGAGTTCGTTCCCGTCGAAGAATATTTTAACGAAAAACCAACACGTCTTTCCATTGAAGACGTGGAGCTGGGAAAAAACTATGCACTGGTGATCAACAGTAACGCAGGTCTCTGGGGGTATTCCATTGGAGATACGGTCAAGTTCGTTTCTAAAAATCCTTACCGCATTGTCGTCAGCGGAAGGATAAAACATTTTATTTCGGCTTTCGGAGAGCACGTGATAGGCGAAGAAGTGGAAAAAGCGATGAAGGCTGCCGTTGAAAAATTCCCCGAGACACATTTGGTTGAGTTTACCGTAGCTCCGAATGTCGCCCCGGCTGAAGGAATGCCGCATCATGAATGGTTGATTGAATTTGCTAATGTGCCCAGGGACATGAACGCGTTTGCACTTGAATTAGACAATCAGCTACGTAAGCTGAATGTCTATTATGATGACCTCATCACCGGAAGCATTCTGCGTACATTAAAGATTACTTCCTTGAAAAGGAACGCTTTCATCGACTACATGAAGTCGTTGGGGAAACTTGGCGGTCAGAACAAAGTGCCGAGGCTCTCCAACGACAGGAAAATTGCTGATGAGCTTGGAAAATTTCAAGCCTGAGACCGGGATCCCCGCCACAGCACAAATGCCGTAAGGCTAACAACTATAGCGGACACAATCAATTCGAGTAAGTTGATCTTTCTGCTCTCTGCGGCCATTTTATAATCCATGAAAATAAATTTGTGAACTGTCGGCCGCCAGTAAAGTTTATTGCCCGCAACAGAATCGGCATTCGACGAAATAACCGTCCAGGGCATCTCGAATTCGTTTGTGTATTTGCCGTCATGTACGTACTTCATGAAATCGAGGCGGGATTTGGAATCCTTTCCCACGATTGCCATTTCAGCTTCAATCTTCTCTTTAGACAAAGGCAGTTTTAATTTATCGAAAGCATTGTCCAGATCCGGCTTGCTTTCGATTTCTTTGTAAATGTCGTTACGGCTTTTGCGTAACGTGTCGAGCCATTTTTTATCGAGTCCGTTTCTTCTGATGATTTCCTCCAATGCCTGATAGTATTCCCTAAAAATTCCCATGTTAGCGAAACGATCAGTCTTCTGGCTGAACATATCGAGATAAACACTGTCGGCTTTTGAGATCGACTTGCCCTCGCCAGGCAGGCGCTTCAGGTAAGAACTGTCTTCCTGGTTGAAATAGTCTGCGGGCGAAACCAATTTGAAGCGGTTGATCGGATGGATAGTCTCTGAATACGTGATGTATGTATAGAACCAACGGTATTTTTTTTGGAAAGAGGAGGTGACTTGAAAGAGCGTGTCTGTTCTGGTGTCTAACTCTTTGTTCATTTCAGCATCACTTACGAAATGCTTGTAAAGGGTGATATGAAATTTTTTCTCTTTCTCCTTATCTTTTTTTTCGTGAGGTATTGAATCCTTGTTTACTGACCAGCCTGTTTTTTCACTGATTCCAAACACGTTGGTGATGGCACGGTCTTCAGCCGCTTTTTCAAAAGAGATGCTTTTGTCAAGCGAGCCATCCTCATTCACTTTCGTGCGAAAGGACATCGGATTTTCACAAGACATCATCGCGAAGATTGCTCCGGCATAAAATAAGATCGACCTGTTTTTCATAGAATTGATTTAAATCTATTTCAGTTTACTTTTTACACAGTTCACATAATACCGGCTCGACTGAAACGGTGAACGGCAGTCGGCAAACAGTGCCCGCTTTTCCCGGTTGTGCGAGAAGTTTTCTCCGAAAAGTTTTGCATTTAATATCACCGTATTGGCAAGAGATGCAGATTGTGGCTTTTGCACCGGAGTGGTGTCATCAAAAGATTGAATGCAAAAGAGAATGACTAAACCTGATGATAAAGCTGTGAGTGCATACCGGGCCCTTTGACTTACTAAAAAATCATAAGCATGTTCAATCCACGAACGACTTACCGGCTTAGTAATTTTTGTCATGATGGTACCAGTAAGCCTGGCTGCATGAGGAGGCTGTGGCTTCTCGCTGGCCACGCTGCTCACCAGGTGCTGTACTTGTTTTATTTCCTGGAACAAGGCTGAGCAATGGAGGCATGTTTTCAAGTGAATGTCTAACTGTGTTCTTTCTGATTGTGAAAGCTCATCGTAGACATAAATGTTCGTTTCAAAATCTTTGCAACTCATAATCCTTCAGGTTTTATAGAACTTTTGCAGGCCCTCTTTTATTTTCAATCGTGCGTAGTACAAATTGCTTTTCATATTCCCTGCCGACATTTGTAATGTTTCACATACTTCCTCGGGAGTGAACATCTCGAGATCGCGAAGTATAAAAACCGCTTTCTGCTTTTCGGTTAACTTCTCTGCCAATTGAAAAACGATCGCTTTAAGCTCTTCGGTCTCGAGTTCGCTTCCGTTAGATGCGGGTACATTTTTAACTTCCTCCGAAAAATTACTTTCGCTCTTCACTTTTCTGACTCTTCCTGATTTTAAGTGGTCGAGGCAAAGATTGGTTACGATTTTGCCCAGCCACGTTTTGAGTCTGTAATCTGAATTATACTTCGAAAGATTTTTCCACAATTTCACAAACGCCTCCTGAACTATGTCTTCCGATTCGTTTTCATCCCTTGTGAACCTGTATGCGATGGAGTACGCCAATCCCTGGTGCGTCTCCACTAATTGACGGAACGCCTGCGCGTCACCAGCAATTGATTTTAGGATCAGGTCAAACTCCAATTCGGGGTCCATTCAGGAAAATTACACCTAATACGACCGAAAGGGGAATCGGTCAAATGGGTTTTTGAAAAATTTGATTTCCAGTGAAGAATGGCATTATTTGCCGCAAAATCCCATGGCACAACTTACGGTCATCATGCCTGTCTACAATGCTTCGGCATTTATCGAAGAAGCCGTTCGCAGCATTCTCGATCAGACGTTCCGGGATTTTGAATTGTGGATAG
Proteins encoded in this window:
- a CDS encoding RNA polymerase sigma factor, with protein sequence MDPELEFDLILKSIAGDAQAFRQLVETHQGLAYSIAYRFTRDENESEDIVQEAFVKLWKNLSKYNSDYRLKTWLGKIVTNLCLDHLKSGRVRKVKSESNFSEEVKNVPASNGSELETEELKAIVFQLAEKLTEKQKAVFILRDLEMFTPEEVCETLQMSAGNMKSNLYYARLKIKEGLQKFYKT